CGCCTGGAGGTCGATCCGCCCGGAGTCGGCGACGTTCTCGCCCTCGGTGAAGGTGGTGAAGTTGTCCCCGCCGGAGGCGAGGAAGGAGTTCGTCGTCACCGTGTAGGTCGCCTCGTCCTCGAGGGGTGCCCCCTCGAGGAAGGCGTGGGTGATGCGCTCCCCCGCCGCGGCCTGCGGGTCGTAGAGGTAGGTGAAGCCCGCGGACAGGCCCAGCTTGAGGAACGGGCGGGACGCCCCCTCCGGCTGCCACTGCTCCTCGAGGATGCCGATGATCTCCGCGCCGGTGAGCTCGAGGGTGACGAGCGTGTTGGCGAACGGCTGGACCGTCGCGGCCTCCTGGTAGGTGACGGCGCCGTCGACGTTGGTGTCGCTGCCGTCGGCCCCGGCGTAGCCGAGGTCGGTGCGCAGCCCGCCGGGGTTCATGATGGCGAGGTCGGCGCCCAGGTCCGCGGTGGCCCACAGCTGCACGTCCGCGATGAGGTTGCCGAGCGTCGACTCCCCGCCGCGGTTCTCCGCCCGCTCGCCCTCGGCGTCCGGGGTGTTGCGGGCCCGGTTGAGGTCCGCCGAGATCTCGCCGAGCACCTCGGAGCCGAGCACCTCGGCCTCCGCCTCGGCGGCGGCGACGATGGCCGCGACGTCCTCGTCCGGGGTGATCGCGGCCAGCTCCTCGGGGGTGAAGTCCCCGGTCAGCGGCAGGGCGTCCGTGGCGACGGCGGTGACGGCGCCCGCCTCGGGGTCGTAGGTGAAGGAGACCTGGGCGAGCAGGTCGCCGAAGGACCCGGCCTGGACGACCGGGAGGTCGGCGCCGTCGCGCTCGATGACGTGCTGGTACGTCTGGTGGGTGTGGCCCGAGAAGATCGCGTCCACGTCCGCGGAGGCGTTCGTGACGAGCTGGCCGAAGGCGGAGGCGCCGGTGGCGGAGTCGACGCCGGTGCCGGCCGCGCCGTCGTGGGCGAGGACGACGACGATGTCCGCCTCGCCGTTGGAGTCGTCCCCGTCGGAGAGGTCCTCGGCGACGGCGTTGGCCGCCTCGCTCATGTCGCCGAACACAAGGCCCTCGATGCCGGCCGGGGTGACGAGGCTCGGGGTGGTGGGCGTGACGACGCCGACGAACCCGACGGTGACGCCGCTGGGCGTGGGGACGACGGTGTAGTCCTCGTAGTCGCTCGAGCCGGTGACGTTGGCCGCGAGGTACGGGAAGAGCGCGTCATCCTCGCTGATCCGGGTGTTGAGCGCCTCCTGGCCCTGGTCGAACTCGTGGTTGCCGATCGCCGACGCGGCGAGGCCCATCGCCTTGAGCGCGTCCAGCGTGGGCTGGTCGTTGGCCACCATCGAGGTGAACGTCGACGCGCCGATGTTGTCGCCGGCGGAGACGAACACGGTGTCCTCGTTCGCCGCCCGCGCCTGGTTGAGGGCACCGGCGAGGCGGGCCGCGCCGGCCTGGTCGACGGCGATCGTGTCGTCGTCGTTCTCGCTGGCGTCGTAGGAGATCCGGCCGTGGAAGTCGTTGATGCCGAGGACGTCGACCGTCACGGTGCCGTCGTCGTTGACGACCGCCGTGGCGGGCAGGGCGCTCAGGCCGAGGGTGGCGATGCCGGCGGCGCCGAGCGTCGCGACCGAGCGGCGCAACCGTGCGCCGGCCGGGGAAGTGCTTCGGTACATGGATGTCCTCTGACGTCGGGGTGCGAGGGTGTGGCTCTGATCACCCTAGCGAGGTCCGTGGGC
The sequence above is a segment of the Georgenia faecalis genome. Coding sequences within it:
- a CDS encoding bifunctional metallophosphatase/5'-nucleotidase; the protein is MYRSTSPAGARLRRSVATLGAAGIATLGLSALPATAVVNDDGTVTVDVLGINDFHGRISYDASENDDDTIAVDQAGAARLAGALNQARAANEDTVFVSAGDNIGASTFTSMVANDQPTLDALKAMGLAASAIGNHEFDQGQEALNTRISEDDALFPYLAANVTGSSDYEDYTVVPTPSGVTVGFVGVVTPTTPSLVTPAGIEGLVFGDMSEAANAVAEDLSDGDDSNGEADIVVVLAHDGAAGTGVDSATGASAFGQLVTNASADVDAIFSGHTHQTYQHVIERDGADLPVVQAGSFGDLLAQVSFTYDPEAGAVTAVATDALPLTGDFTPEELAAITPDEDVAAIVAAAEAEAEVLGSEVLGEISADLNRARNTPDAEGERAENRGGESTLGNLIADVQLWATADLGADLAIMNPGGLRTDLGYAGADGSDTNVDGAVTYQEAATVQPFANTLVTLELTGAEIIGILEEQWQPEGASRPFLKLGLSAGFTYLYDPQAAAGERITHAFLEGAPLEDEATYTVTTNSFLASGGDNFTTFTEGENVADSGRIDLQAFVDYFAANEVVTPDYVQRAIGVHWVSDPQAVYTPGDEIAIDLSSLAFSTTEPVPTELTLQLGEADLGTTPLDATPVDGTDEGGRAQVRVTVPEMEGLTAPETMQLQVYDEVNGYYVWVDVVVGPEPTPAPTEEPTTPTPAPTTPAPAPTTPGDGGALPNTGAEPQGPLYAALLMALIGGLLVAVVRRRDLRLQ